A stretch of the Schistocerca serialis cubense isolate TAMUIC-IGC-003099 chromosome 2, iqSchSeri2.2, whole genome shotgun sequence genome encodes the following:
- the LOC126456897 gene encoding proline-rich protein 2-like isoform X32, producing MRATVAALLLCLVVAACRSQETPPGPPGPTEGPQPTGPPGPPTGGPDPTGQPTGGPEPTGPPGPPTGGPEPTGPPTGGPQPTGPPGTPTGGPEPTGGPQPTGEPQPTGPPGPPSGGLWLF from the exons ATGAGGGCGACAGTGGCAGCTCTCCTCCTGTGTCTTGTG GTGGCAGCATGCCGCAGCCAGGAGACTCCACCTGGCCCTCCTGGACCAACTGAAGGGCCACAACCAACTGGACCACCTGGCCCACCAACTGGAGGTCCTGATCCAACAGGTCAGCCTactggaggtcctgaaccaactgGTCCACCTGGCCCACCAACCGGAGGTCCTGAACCAACAGGTCCACCTACTGGGGGTCCTCAACCAACTGGACCACCAGGCACCCCTactggaggtcctgaaccaactgGAGGACCCCAGCCAACTGGTGAACCGCAGCCTACAGGACCACCAGGGCCACCCTCTGGAGGACTTTGGCTTTTTTGA